In Parus major isolate Abel chromosome 1, Parus_major1.1, whole genome shotgun sequence, the following proteins share a genomic window:
- the PDCL3 gene encoding phosducin-like protein 3 has product MQDPNKDTEWNDILRKKGILPPKENLEEQERAKEEEQFAILQKSLVKTYEDMTLEELEENEDEFNEEDERAIEMYRQQRLAEMKAAQMKNKFGEVLEISGKDYVQEVTKAGKGIWVVLHLYKQGIPLCALINQHLSGLAKKFREVKFIKAISTTCIPNYPDKNLPTIFVYLEGDIKAQFIGPLVFGGMNLTRDELEWKISESGAIKTDLEENPRKQIQDQLMSSIRSCVPARGESDSEDD; this is encoded by the exons ATGCAG GATCCAAATAAAGACACGGAGTGGAATGACATTCTGCGCAAGAAAGGTATCCTTCCTCCAAAGGAAaacctggaggagcaggaacgGGCAAAGGAAGAGGAGCAGTTTGCCATCCTTCAGAAATCTCTGG TGAAAACTTATGAGGACATGACTCTGGAAGAGCTCGAAGAGAATGAAGATGAATTTAATGAGGAAGATGAGAGAGCTATTGAAATGTACAG GCAGCAAAGGTTAGCAGAAATGAAGGCAGCTCAAATGAAGAATAAATTCGGGGAAGTTTTGGAGATTTCGGGAAAAGACTATGTTCAAGAGGTtacaaaagctggaaaaggtaTATGGGTTGTCTTACACCTCTACAAACAAGg AATTCCTCTCTGTGCCTTAATAAATCAGCATCTGAGTGGGCTTGCAAAGAAGTTCAGAGAGGTGAAATTCATCAAAGCGATCTCTACCACCTGCATTCCCAATTACCCTGATAAGAACCTGCCCACAATATTTGTGTACCTGGAGGGAGACATCAAAGCTCAGTTTATTGGTCCTTTGGTGTTTGGTGGCATGAACCTGACAAGGGATG AATTGGAGTGGAAGATTTCTGAGTCGGGTGCCATCAAGACAGATCTCGAAGAGAACCCCAGGAAGCAGATCCAGGACCAGCTTATGTCCTCAATCAGATCGTGTGTC
- the LOC107209032 gene encoding histone H2A-beta, sperm-like has translation MSGRGKKKVVAGNPRSASKKSKSAKAGLQFPVGRIYRLLRRGKYAHRIGSGAAIYLAAVMEYMAAEVLELAGNAARENKKTRILPRHIQLAVRNDDELNKFFACVTIPQGGVMPNILSQLLPKKTSRNVSSSQEYGGGSQ, from the coding sequence ATGTCTGGAcgtggaaagaaaaaagtagtgGCTGGCAACCCTAGAAGTGcatcaaagaaaagcaaatcagCCAAGGCAGGTCTGCAGTTCCCTGTGGGCCGTATCTACAGACTGCTCCGAAGAGGGAAGTATGCTCATAGGATTGGTTCTGGTGCTGCCATCTACCTGGCTGCAGTGATGGAGTACATGGCAGCAGAggtcctggagctggcagggaatGCTGCACGTGAAAACAAGAAGACAAGGATCCTGCCCAGGCACATTCAGCTGGCTGTGAGAAATGATGATGAGCTGAACAAGTTCTTTGCCTGTGTGACCATTCCTCAAGGCGGGGTTATGCCTAATATCCTTTCTCAGCTCCTTCCAAAGAAAACCAgtagaaatgtttcttcttctcAAGAATATGGTGGTGGTAGCCAGTGA